From a single Rutidosis leptorrhynchoides isolate AG116_Rl617_1_P2 chromosome 5, CSIRO_AGI_Rlap_v1, whole genome shotgun sequence genomic region:
- the LOC139847496 gene encoding probable methyltransferase PMT28 encodes MGFKKIGLPIARFGRQAKRSYGFCIKFASVAILGLCFVFVWYMFSPSASSVSYQRSTFGEIAEPVSDKGQLKQSKSTVVDSIKNEPDLNLGKVDDMKRVNGSLGLDPVNRDNKGPKKKEKGVKEDKQVVENRSDDSESEVENGKENKVEGEIEEGKEEGENVVDGDLIRTEDDVDQLNENVESRKRQKFKGPLFDPKAEYSWKMCSTRSKHNYIPCIDIEVASKRLQSYRHHERSCPKNPLMCLVPLPHEGYETPVSWPYSKEKIWYKNVAHPKLAQYVKTHNWVVQSDEYLTFPQNQSELTGGIAHYLESIEETVPDIEWGRNIRTILDIGCIDSSFGAYLFDKNVYTLTLGLKDDLVDLAQVTLERGYPVVVSPFGTRRLPFPSGTFDTIHCGECQVHWQSDGGKLLIEVNRILRPSGYLIISSKRDSIEDDEAMSKLTASLGWNVLAHKTDDVSDIGIRIYQKPESNEIYALRRKKVPPMCKENENPDAAWYVPIKSCLHPIPSAIEDRGTEWPEEWPKRLQTFPDWMNSRDKLVADTEHWKAIVDKSYLNGLGINWSTIRNVMDMHAIFGSFAAALVDQKVWVMNVVPVYAPDTLPIIFERGLVGIYHDWCESFGTYPRSYDLLHADHLFSRLKNRCKKAASIVVEMDRILRPGGWAIIRDKAPILKSLEEIFKSLHWDIRMTFVQNKEGILCVQKTIWRP; translated from the exons ATGGGTTTCAAGAAAATTGGTTTGCCAATAGCTAGATTTGGTAGACAAGCAAAAAGATCATATGGGTTTTGTATAAAGTTTGCATCAGTAGCAATTTTGGGTTTGTGTTTTGTTTTTGTTTGGTATATGTTTTCACCATCAGCTTCTTCTGTAAGTTATCAAAGAAGTACATTTGGTGAAATTGCTGAACCTGTTTCAGATAAAGGGCAGTTAAAACAGAGCAAATCTACGGTTGTTGATTCGATAAAGAACGAACCAGATTTGAATTTAGGTAAGGTGGATGATATGAAAAGGGTTAATGGGTCATTAGGGTTAGATCCTGTAAATAGAGATAATAAAGGTCCTAAGAAAAAAGAAAAAGGTGTGAAAGAGGATAAACAAGTGGTTGAAAACCGATCTGATGATTCGGAATCGGAGGTCGAAAACGGGAAAGAAAACAAAGTGGAAGGCGAGATTGAAGAGGGGAAAGAAGAAGGAGAAAATGTGGTGGATGGCGATTTAATTCGTACAGAAGATGATGTGGATCAGTTAAATGAGAATGTTGAAAGTAGGAAAAGGCAAAAGTTTAAAGGTCCATTGTTTGATCCTAAGGCTGAGTATAGTTGGAAAATGTGTAGTACAAGAAGTAAGCATAATTATATTCCGTGTATTGACATTGAAGTCGCTTCGAAACGATTACAAAGTTACCGGCATCATGAGAGGAGTTGTCCTAAGAATCCGTTAATGTGCCTTGTTCCCCTTCCGCATGAGGGATACGAAACACCTGTCAGCTGGCCCTACAGTAAAGAGAAG ATATGGTATAAGAATGTAGCACATCCAAAACTAGCTCAATACGTTAAAACGCACAATTGGGTAGTGCAATCTGATGAGTATCTGACGTTCCCACAAAATCAATCCGAACTCACAGGCGGAATTGCACATTATCTTGAATCGATTGAAGAA ACAGTACCAGACATTGAATGGGGGAGAAATATTCGTACAATATTGGACATTGGATGTATAGATTCAAGTTTCGGAGCATATCTTTTTGACAAGAACGTATATACACTTACGCTAGGATTGAAAGATGATCTTGTGGATTTAGCACAAGTTACCCTTGAACGTGGTTATCCTGTCGTAGTTAGCCCGTTCGGAACTCGAAGGCTTCCGTTTCCCAGTGGTACCTTTGATACCATTCATTGCGGAGAATGTCAAGTTCATTGGCAATCTGATG GTGGTAAACTGCTTATAGAGGTGAATAGAATTTTAAGACCAAGTGGTTATTTGATCATATCCAGTAAACGTGATAgtattgaagatgatgaag CCATGTCGAAGCTGACAGCATCACTTGGATGGAATGTATTGGCTCATAAAACTGATGATGTCAGCGATATCGGTATTAGAATTTACCAGAAACCAGAATCGAATGAAATATATGCTTTAAGAAGGAAGAAGGTTCCTCCCATGTGCAAAGAAAATGAGAATCCAGATGCTGCTTG GTATGTTCCGATAAAATCATGCTTGCATCCGATTCCGTCTGCTATTGAAGACAGAGGGACCGAGTGGCCCGAGGAATGGCCCAAGAGGCTTCAGACGTTTCCTGATTGGATGaacagtagagataagttggttgCAGACACCGAACATTGGAAAGCGATTGTTGATAAGTCATACCTAAACGGATTGGGAATCAATTGGTCAACTATTCGGAATGTTATGGACATGCATGCAATATTCGGAAG TTTCGCAGCTGCACTTGTGGATCAGAAGGTTTGGGTCATGAATGTGGTTCCTGTGTATGCACCCGACACACTTCCCATAATCTTCGAACGTGGCCTTGTTGGAATATATCATGATTGGTGCGAATCATTTGGTACTTATCCAAGATCCTATGACCTTTTACATGCTGATCATCTCTTTTCGAGGCTTAAAAACAG ATGTAAGAAAGCAGCAAGCATAGTGGTTGAGATGGATCGAATATTACGACCTGGTGGTTGGGCTATCATACGTGACAAGGCACCGATACTAAAATCGTTAGAAGAAATCTTTAAAAGTTTACATTGGGATATTCGAATGACATTTGTTCAGAACAAGGAGGGTATTTTATGTGTTCAAAAGACGATATGGCGACCGTGA